From the Anoplopoma fimbria isolate UVic2021 breed Golden Eagle Sablefish chromosome 14, Afim_UVic_2022, whole genome shotgun sequence genome, one window contains:
- the LOC129102806 gene encoding LOW QUALITY PROTEIN: synaptic vesicle 2-related protein-like (The sequence of the model RefSeq protein was modified relative to this genomic sequence to represent the inferred CDS: deleted 1 base in 1 codon), with protein sequence MSSFSVQFRKALLRFSVVPQTFTVDDAIEALGFGKFQWKMSVLTGLSWIGDAMEMMILSVLGPQLHCEWRLQGYQVALITSVVFIGMGISSPLIGKVSDIHGRKACLIISVVWVLFYGLLSVFAPGYGWLLLLRGLVGFGLGGAPQAVTLYSEFLPVKSRAISIILIVAYWALGSMFEVLLALWIMPTLGWRWLLGVSTMPMAIYVCFCFWLPESAHFNVLAGKTEKAMATLARIAKENGKALPQGKLIAHKQINRGQIKDLFVPQYRITTLLLWFIWFANTFIYYGIILLTTELLQIGDSCQTRQVTKIEPRCSLECNYLTSDDYKSLLWTTLAEFPGTLVALLAIDCIGRRRTLTLCLFMFFFSFLPLYGCIGRTAFTVFIFIARASITGGFHIAYVYTLEVFPTENRALGIGTSHGLSRIGALITPFVAQVLLRISVKGALSLYSVFGLLGCIAALILPIETLGRPLTESSLNQKETCEQTTTTTTIK encoded by the exons ATGTCTTCGTTCTCTGTGCAATTCAGAAAAGCTCTGCTGAGGTTCAGTGTCGTTCCGC AAACCTTTACGGTAGACGATGCAATTGAGGCCCTCGGCTTTGGAAAGTTCCAGTGGAAAATGTCGGTCCTCACCGGACTGTCATGG ATAGGAGACGCCATGGAGATGATGATCCTCAGTGTCTTGGGCCCTCAGCTGCACTGTGAGTGGAGGCTGCAAGGCTATCAGGTGGCTCTCATAACATCG GTTGTGTTTATAGGAATGGGGATCAGTTCACCTCTAATAGGGAAAGTGTCTGACATCCACGGCAGAAAAGCA TGTCTGATTATTTCTGTGGTCTGGGTTCTGTTCTACGGCCTGTTGAGTGTCTTTGCTCCGGGGTACGGATGGCTCCTGCTCCTGCGGGGCCTCGTAGGCTTCGGTCTCGGAGGAGCTCCTCAGGC GGTGACACTGTATTCAGAATTCCTCCCAGTGAAGTCGAGAGCCATCAGCATCATACTCATTGTG GCATACTGGGCACTTGGCTCTATGTTCGAGGTCCTCCTGGCATTGTGGATAATGCCCACTCTCGGCTGGAGGTGGCTGCTCGGCGTGTCTACCATGCCGATGGCAATCTACGTTTGCTTCTGCTTT TGGCTACCTGAAAGCGCTCATTTTAATGTGCTGGCCGGGAAAACCGAGAAGGCCATGGCGACTTTGGCACGCATCGCCAAAGAGAACGGCAAGGCCTTGCCTCAAGGGAAGCTTATTGCCCATAAACAG aTTAACCGTGGACAGATCAAAGATCTCTTCGTTCCCCAGTATAGGATAACtactcttcttctgtggtttatATG GTTTGCAAACACATTCATCTATTACGGTATAATCCTGTTGACGACTGAGCTGTTGCAAATCGGAGATTCATGTCAGA CGAGGCAAGTGACCAAGATTGAACCAAGATGTAGTCTGGAATGCAACTATTTGACATCAGATGACTACAAATCCCTTTTATGGACAACCTTAGCTGAATTCCCAG GTACTTTAGTAGCCCTTCTGGCAATCGACTGTATTGGCAGAAGGAGGACCCTGACtctgtgtttgttcatgtttttttttagctttctgCCCTTATATGGTTGTATTGGGAG GACGGCTTTTACAGTCTTCATCTTTATAGCAAGAGCCTCCATCACTGGCGGATTCCATATTGCTTATGTTTACACACTTGAG GTGTTCCCTACAGAAAACAGAGCCTTAGGAATTGGGACTTCACATGGGCTGAGCAGGATTGGTGCCCTGATCACCCCCTTTGTGGCGCAG GTGTTGCTCAGGATATCAGTGAAAGGAGCCCTGTCGTTGTACAGTGTCTTCGGTCTGCTGGGTTGCATTGCAGCCTTGATCCTGCCCATTGAGACGTTGGGCAGGCCTCTCACT GAGTCCAGTCTTAATCAGAAGGAGACCTGTGAGCAGACGACCACCACCACGACCATCAAGTAA
- the ssh1b gene encoding LOW QUALITY PROTEIN: protein phosphatase Slingshot homolog 1 (The sequence of the model RefSeq protein was modified relative to this genomic sequence to represent the inferred CDS: inserted 2 bases in 1 codon), whose product MALVTLQRSPTPSAASSASTTNSSAGEDFGSDDERKNNQSLSESFFMVKGAALFLQQGGSAQGPKTPTHHKHAGDLPQHLQVMFKILRSEDRIKLAVRLESGRSDRVRYMVVIYTNGHQDTEENIVVGMDFTDKDSKNCSIGMVLPLWSDSNIHLDGDGGFSVNTAGRSHVFKPVSVQAMWSALQVLHKACEVSRRLNYFQGGIALTWMAFYESCITSEQSCINEWNTMTDLETTRPDSPTMFVDRPTERERTECLIKAKLRSIMTFQDLENITSKEIRNELEQHMSCNLSEYKEFIDNEMLLILGQMDKPTLIFDHVYLGSEWNASNLEELRVCGVGYILNVTREIDNFFPGMFSYHNIRVYDEDATDLLAHWNDTYNFIVKAKKNNSNCLVHCKMGVSRSASTVIAYAMKEYGWSLEKAYNFVKQKRSIAQPNAGFMRQLAEYEGILDASKHRHNKLWRPETDKEGSDDLQASGXGETPVLRGEEAMGGCRASPCRAVGLEMEPLDSLNYNYYFRRLSDSALDSEPSTPVRGPPLLGMERVFIEIEDVERDALLEDEGFPMAHLALPGAGTAAQTCGRLDPLEDMRLRLEISTLEEEDEEEAKKEEAEMAALAQTPGGRAGEDAERTEESRLGLANLNTNNSNRLAAKRSCPAAFDDSGSTGNPLKVKPSYQSCKDCLRLPQVRRCDRPAGGRSHRLNPSRHCNIPTICIDPPGTNFASTPILQSLQAPAVVPSTLIQPCSHLYRCSTCTPGVPLTNRQKLASPMSCEETLPDRGSVDTEDMDEPQGDDMGEEISRDGTGPIRGAPAEGLELQPGGAVELQRQALAQLHMPGLGIEFGLELMRQRAEQLEKLPNLAMEGQLPVGPLP is encoded by the exons ATGGCCCTGGTGACTCTGCAGCGCTCGCCCACCCCCAGTGCAGCATCTTCGGCCAGCACGACGAACAGCAGTGCGGGGGAG gatTTTGGAAGTGATGATGAGCGGAAAAATAATCAGAG CCTCAGTGAGAGCTTCTTCATGGTCAAAGGAGCCGCCCTCTTTCTGCAGCAGGGCGGCAGCGCACAAGGACCAAAGACCCCGACCCACCACAAACATGCAG GTGATTTACCTCAACACCTGCAGGTCATGTTTAAGATCCTCCGGTCTGAAGATCGCATTAAGCTG GCGGTACGGTTAGAGAGCGGAAGGTCAGACCGGGTGCGCTACATGGTCGTCATCTACACCAACGGCCATCAGGATACAGAGGAAAACATCGTGGTGGGGATGGACTTCACAGACAAGGACAG TAAAAATTGCTCCATTGGGATGGTGCTGCCGCTGTGGAGTGATTCCAACATACATTTAGATGGAGATGG AGGCTTCAGCGTGAACACGGCAGGGCGGTCACATGTCTTCAAGCCTGTCTCTGTGCAGGCCATGTG GTCTGCCCTGCAGGTCCTCCACAAGGCATGCGAGGTGTCACGCCGGCTCAACTACTTCCAAGGGGGCATTGCTCTCACGTGGATGGCCTTCTATGAGAGCTGCATCACCTCGGAGCAAAGCTGCATCAATGAGTGGAACACTATGACCGACCTGGAGACCACCCGGCCCGACTCACCCACCATGTTCGTCGACCG GCCGACTGAGCGGGAGAGAACAGAGTGTCTGATCAAAGCCAAGCTACGCAGCATCATGACGTTTCAAGACCTGGAGAACATCACCTCGAAGGAG ATCCGTAACGAGCTGGAGCAGCATATGAGCTGTAACCTCTCAGAGTACAAAGAGTTCATAGACAACGAGATGCTTCTGATCCTGGGTCAGATGGACAAACCCACACTCATCTTTGACCATGTGTACTTG GGCTCTGAGTGGAACGCTTCCAACCTGGAAGAACTACGTGTCTGCGG AGTGGGTTACATCCTGAATGTTACCAGAGAGATTGACAACTTCTTCCCGGGAATGTTTTCTTATCACAACATCCGCGTATACGATGAGGATGCTACCGACCTGCTCGCCCACTGGAACGACACCTACAACTTCATCGTCAAAGCCAA GAAGAACAACTCCAATTGCCTGGTGCACTGTAAGATGGGGGTGAGCCGGTCTGCCTCTACAGTTATCGCCTATGCAATGAAGGAGTACGGCTGGTCTCTGGAGAAAGCCTACAACTTTGTAAAGCAGAAGCGGAGTATAGCTCAGCCAAACGCTGGATTCATGAGACAGCTGGCAGAGTACGAGGGAATCCTGGACGCAAG TAAACATCGTCACAACAAGCTCTGGAGGCCTGAAACCGATAAGGAGGGATCAGATGATTTGCAAGCCTCTGG GGGGGAGACACCAGTGCTCAGAGGGGAAGAAGCCATGGGAGGCTGCAGGGCCTCTCCGTGCCGGGCTGTGGGTCTGGAGATGGAGCCGCTTGACTCTCTTAACTATAACTATTACTTCAGACGTTTGTCAGACTCTGCACTAGACAGTGAGCCCTCCACTCCAGTGCGGGGCCCCCCTCTGCTAGGTATGGAAAGAGTTTTCATTGAGATCGAAGACGTGGAGAGGGATGCCCTACTGGAGGACGAGGGTTTCCCCATGGCCCATTTAGCCCTACCTGGCGCCGGCACGGCAGCTCAGACGTGTGGACGCCTCGACCCCCTGGAGGACATGAGGCTGAGGCTCGAGAtcagcactctggaggaggaggacgaagaaGAGGCCAAGAAAGAGGAAGCTGAGATGGCGGCCCTGGCTCAGACGCCTGGGGGGAGGGCGGGGGAGGATGCtgagaggacggaggagagCCGGTTAGGCCTGGCCAACCTGaacaccaacaacagcaaccGGCTGGCTGCCAAACGCAGCTGCCCTGCAGCTTTTGAC GACAGTGGTAGCACAGGAAACCCTTTAAAAGTGAAGCCCTCCTATCAGTCCTGTAAAGACTGCCTGCGTCTACCACAAGTGCGGCGCTGTGACCGTCCAGCAGGGGGCCGTTCCCACCGCCTTAACCCCTCCCGCCACTGCAATATCCCCACCATATGCATAGATCCACCCGGGACAAACTTTGCCTCCACCCCAATTCTGCAGTCTCTGCAAGCCCCTGCTGTCGTCCCATCCACCCTGATCCAGCCCTGTAGTCATCTGTACCGCTGTTCCACCTGCACCCCCGGTGTCCCACTGACCAACCGCCAGAAACTGGCCTCACCCATGAGCTGTGAGGAGACGCTTCCGGACCGCGGCTCGGTGGACACCGAGGACATGGACGAACCACAGGGGGACGACATGGGAGAAGAAATATCGAGGGATGGCACGGGGCCGATCAGAGGGGCTCCCGCTGAAGGTTTAGAATTACAACCTGGTGGTGCAGTGGAGCTCCAGCGGCAGGCTCTGGCCCAGCTGCATATGCCAGGACTGGGAATAGAATTTGGTCTGGAACTGATGCGACAGAGGGCAGAGCAGCTTGAGAAGCTGCCAAACTTGGCCATGGAGGGCCAGCTCCCA